The following coding sequences are from one Pseudomonas mendocina window:
- a CDS encoding peptidoglycan DD-metalloendopeptidase family protein encodes MTQNIPKAPPYPKSHILAASGVAALLSLALLVFPSREVEAQKTFLDLDLGNDAEMVLQEKDDLRAGLPVPGAASPFADIEQGTETAENSAEDADEDLLETADTTPPSDPNHHNVTVSNGDTLSTVFAKVGLNANDLHEALNSSKDAKQFSRLKVGQVLDFELNEEGKLKSLQSKLSDLETIRLSRTDKGFDFQRDQVKPEVVTAYSRGVINSSLFLSAKRAGLSHNLTMDLANVFGYDIDFAMDIREGDEFEVIYEEKVVNGKRVGTGNILSARFTNRGKTYTAVRYTSKQGTTSYYNANGESMRKAFIRTPVDFARISSRFSTGRKHPILNKIRAHKGVDYAAPRGTPIKAAGDGRVTLAGRNGGYGNTVIIQHGQRYRTLYAHMQGFAKGVRNGSNVKQGQIIGYIGTTGLSTGPHLHYEFQVNGVHVDPLSQKLPMADPIAASEKQRFMQLSKPLMARMDQEKATMLAANQQ; translated from the coding sequence ATGACGCAAAATATCCCTAAAGCCCCGCCCTACCCTAAGAGCCATATCCTGGCTGCTAGTGGTGTAGCTGCGCTGCTGAGCCTGGCTCTGCTGGTGTTTCCTTCGCGTGAAGTCGAAGCGCAGAAAACCTTCCTCGACCTGGATCTGGGCAACGATGCCGAGATGGTGCTGCAGGAAAAGGACGATCTCCGAGCGGGATTGCCAGTGCCAGGTGCAGCCTCGCCATTTGCCGATATCGAGCAAGGCACCGAAACCGCCGAGAACAGCGCAGAAGACGCTGACGAAGACCTCCTAGAAACAGCTGACACCACTCCTCCTTCCGATCCCAACCACCACAACGTCACGGTCAGTAATGGCGATACGCTTTCTACCGTGTTCGCCAAGGTCGGTCTGAACGCCAATGATCTGCATGAGGCACTCAACAGCAGCAAAGACGCCAAGCAGTTCAGCCGTCTCAAAGTCGGCCAGGTGCTGGACTTCGAACTGAACGAAGAAGGCAAGCTGAAGAGCCTGCAGAGCAAACTCAGCGATCTGGAAACCATCCGCCTTAGCCGCACCGACAAGGGTTTCGATTTCCAACGCGATCAGGTCAAACCGGAAGTGGTAACCGCCTACAGCCGTGGCGTGATCAACAGCTCGTTGTTTCTCTCTGCCAAACGTGCAGGCCTGTCTCATAACCTGACCATGGATCTGGCCAATGTGTTCGGCTACGACATCGACTTCGCCATGGATATTCGCGAAGGCGACGAATTCGAAGTGATCTACGAAGAGAAGGTGGTCAACGGCAAACGCGTTGGCACCGGCAACATTCTCTCAGCGCGCTTCACCAACCGCGGCAAGACTTACACCGCCGTCCGCTACACCAGCAAGCAGGGCACCACCAGCTACTACAACGCCAATGGCGAAAGCATGCGCAAGGCGTTCATCCGTACCCCGGTGGATTTCGCTCGCATCAGTTCGCGTTTCTCCACTGGCCGCAAGCACCCCATCCTGAACAAGATTCGCGCACACAAAGGCGTCGACTATGCAGCACCACGTGGTACGCCGATCAAGGCTGCCGGTGACGGCCGCGTCACCCTGGCCGGGCGTAACGGCGGCTACGGCAATACCGTGATCATCCAGCATGGTCAACGCTACCGTACCCTCTACGCACATATGCAAGGCTTCGCCAAAGGCGTGCGCAATGGCTCGAACGTCAAGCAAGGGCAGATCATCGGTTATATCGGCACGACCGGTCTTTCTACCGGCCCTCACCTGCACTATGAGTTCCAGGTCAACGGCGTACATGTCGACCCGCTCAGTCAGAAACTGCCGATGGCCGATCCTATCGCCGCCAGCGAAAAGCAACGTTTCATGCAGCTGAGCAAACCGCTGATGGCTCGCATGGATCAGGAAAAGGCCACCATGCTGGCCGCCAATCAACAATAA
- the tyrS gene encoding tyrosine--tRNA ligase, producing MKSVEEQLALIKRGAEEVLVEAELVEKLKRGQPLRIKAGFDPTAPDLHLGHTVLINKLRQFQELGHQVVFLIGDFTGMIGDPSGKSATRPPLTREQVLDNAETYKQQVFKILDPAKTEVAFNSTWMDQLKPADFIRLASQYTVARMLERDDFDKRYTSNQPIAIHEFLYPLVQGYDSVALKADVELGGTDQKFNLLMGRELQRAYGQESQCIVTMPLLEGLDGVKKMSKSLGNYVGIQEAPGVMYNKLVSMPDALMWRYFELLSFRSMDEIEQFKRDVERGANPRDIKIKLAEELVARFHGEEAAANAHRSAGNRMKDGELPEDLPEVVLASAEDMPISSVLNKAGLVKNAAVARDLLGSGGVRVDGQVVDRTFLFRVGAAHVCQAGKKAFARVTLKAE from the coding sequence ATGAAGTCGGTCGAAGAGCAGCTGGCGCTGATCAAGCGCGGTGCGGAAGAGGTTCTGGTTGAAGCTGAGCTGGTCGAGAAGCTCAAGCGGGGTCAGCCGCTGCGGATCAAGGCTGGGTTCGATCCTACCGCACCAGATCTGCATCTTGGCCACACCGTCCTTATTAATAAGCTGCGTCAGTTCCAGGAGCTTGGTCACCAGGTGGTCTTCCTGATCGGTGACTTCACCGGAATGATCGGTGATCCCAGTGGCAAGAGCGCTACTCGTCCGCCGCTGACTCGCGAGCAGGTGCTGGATAACGCTGAGACTTACAAACAGCAGGTTTTCAAGATTCTTGACCCAGCCAAGACCGAGGTCGCTTTCAATTCTACCTGGATGGATCAGCTCAAGCCGGCTGACTTCATTCGCCTGGCATCGCAATACACCGTGGCTCGCATGCTCGAGCGTGATGATTTCGACAAGCGCTACACCAGCAATCAACCAATCGCTATCCATGAGTTCCTCTATCCGCTGGTGCAGGGCTATGACTCCGTAGCGCTCAAGGCAGATGTCGAGCTGGGCGGTACTGATCAAAAGTTCAACCTGCTGATGGGGCGCGAGCTGCAACGGGCCTACGGTCAGGAGTCGCAGTGCATCGTCACCATGCCTTTGCTGGAGGGTTTGGACGGCGTTAAGAAGATGTCCAAGTCCCTGGGTAACTACGTAGGTATCCAGGAAGCGCCTGGCGTGATGTACAACAAGCTGGTGTCCATGCCGGACGCCTTGATGTGGCGTTACTTCGAGCTGCTCAGCTTCCGCTCCATGGATGAAATCGAACAGTTCAAACGCGATGTCGAGCGGGGCGCCAATCCGCGTGATATCAAGATCAAGCTGGCAGAAGAGCTTGTCGCGCGTTTCCATGGTGAGGAGGCGGCTGCCAATGCTCATCGTTCGGCGGGCAATCGCATGAAGGACGGTGAGCTGCCGGAAGATCTGCCGGAGGTTGTTTTGGCTTCTGCTGAGGATATGCCGATCTCGTCCGTCCTTAATAAGGCGGGCTTGGTAAAGAATGCGGCGGTTGCGCGTGATCTGCTGGGTTCGGGCGGTGTGCGTGTAGATGGTCAGGTGGTTGATCGCACGTTCCTGTTCAGGGTGGGGGCTGCTCACGTTTGCCAGGCAGGAAAGAAAGCATTTGCCCGCGTTACGCTAAAGGCTGAGTAA